A stretch of the Enoplosus armatus isolate fEnoArm2 chromosome 13, fEnoArm2.hap1, whole genome shotgun sequence genome encodes the following:
- the camlg gene encoding guided entry of tail-anchored proteins factor CAMLG, with protein MESGEANEEMAGSLSAAQRRAEIRRRKLLMNSEDRMNRIVGFTKNESEVNAGASRRPTEPRFHLDLDRTEPWSSSSSSQRPSPFLPEASGLGSRSHSATPERRGSPLPGCSEPHGGSLEDDIAGLRQRPRGERPSDDLSGSPRRGLQKYLSRFDDAMKLRGQLANEKPAQDGESDSEEFDPFRIFRLIGSVLLALFVRVFVCKYLSIFAPFLTLELAYMGLSKYFPKVEKKAQTTVLTAALLLSGIPAEVINRSMDTYRRMGDVFADLCVYFFTFILSHEILLLIGSETP; from the exons ATGGAGTCCGGGGAGGCCAACGAGGAGATGGCAGGCTCTCTGTCGGCGGCGCAGAGACGAGCGGAGATCCGCAGGAGAAAATTGCTCATGAATTCAGAGGACAGGATGAACAGAATCGTGGGCTTCACCAAAAACGAGTCTGAAGTCAACG CTGGAGCGTCTCGGCGTCCCACAGAACCCCGCTTCCACCTTGATCTCGACAGGACAGAGCCGTGGTCGTCATCCTCATCTTCCCAGAGACCGTCTCCCTTCCTGCCAGAGGCTTCGGGGCTCGGCAGCCGCTCCCACAGCGCCACCCCAGAGAGGAGGGGCTCACCCCTGCCCGGCTGCAGCGAGCCACACGGAGGCTCTCTGGAAGACGACATCGCAGGGCTCCGTCAGAGACCGAGGGGTGAGAGGCCATCAGACGACCTCAGCGGCTCCCCACGTCGAGGCCTTCAGAAGTACCTGTCCCGTTTTGACGACGCCATGAAACTGCGGGGTCAGCTGGCCAATGAGAAGCCGGCCCAGGACGGAGAGTCTGACTCAGAGGAGTTTGACCCCTTCAGAATCTTCAGGCTCATCGGCAGCGTCCTCCTCGCCCTTTTTGTTCGGGTTTTTGTCTGCAAGTATCTG TCAATATTTGCTCCATTTCTGACCCTTGAACTGGCCTACATGGGGCTGTCCAAGTACTTTCCAAAG GTAGAGAAGAAGGCCCAGACCACCGTGCTGACAGCTGCCCTGTTGCTGTCCGGCATCCCCGCTGAGGTCATCAACCGCTCCATGGACACCTACAGGAGGATGGGTGATGTCTTCGCCGACCTCTGCGTTTACTTCTTCACCTTCATCCTCTCGCACGAGATCCTGCTGCTCATTGGCTCAGAGACTCCCTGA